From Triticum aestivum cultivar Chinese Spring chromosome 4A, IWGSC CS RefSeq v2.1, whole genome shotgun sequence, a single genomic window includes:
- the LOC123083164 gene encoding putative inorganic phosphate transporter 1-13, which yields MFTNWPARRHACSSLFCHLHGAGSALLYRVLDAVTSVKCETRRARKQVKVLEALDVAGTQLYHFTTIVIAGMGFFTDAYDLFSVSLIADLLGHIYYHSADGRLPGNVAGAVSGVALCGTVLGQLFFGWLGDRMGRKRIYGVTLKLMVVCSLASGLSFHNKPKCVVTTLCFFRFWLGFGVGGDYPLSATIMSEYANKRTRGAFIAAVFAMQGLGNLAAGAVVLVLSASFKNTAAYDTDQLGQADYVWRIVLMLGAVPALLTYYWRMKMPETARYTALIAKNLKLAASDMAAVLDIDFVSDMDAEAVVKQQDEFGLFSMEFLHKHGRQLLGTTVCWFVLDVVFYSLNLFMKDIFSGIGWFGDAAEMSPLEQTYKIARMQAIIVVGGSLPRYFLTVLFVDRIGRIKIQLMGFTMMTIFMIGLAAPYKFWSKPSMHAGFAIMYALILFFANFGPNSTTFIVPTEIFPTRLRSTCNGISAAGGKCGAIIGVLWFQYSHTSIRSSLLLLAGCNLVGVMFTLALPESKGMSLEDITGEMEEESEPSQESATIAEVEFIHSVEIL from the exons ATGTTCACGAACTGGCCTGCGAGGAGGCATGCGTGCAGCTCCCTCTTCTGCCACCTCCATGGCGCCGGGAGCGCCTTGCTGTACCGTGTGCTGGACGCGGTGACGTCGGTGAAATGCGAGACGCGGCGGGCTCGCAAGCAGGTCAAGGTGCTCGAGGCCCTCGACGTCGCCGGGACGCAGCTGTACCACtttaccaccatcgtcatcgccggcATGGGCTTCTTCACGGACGCCTACGACCTGTTCTCCGTCTCCCTGATCGCCGACCTCCTGGGCCACATCTACTACCACTCGGCGGACGGCAGGCTCCCTGGCAATGTCGCGGGCGCTGTCAGCGGCGTGGCGCTCTGCGGCACGGTCCTGGGGCAGCTCTTCTTCGGCTGGCTCGGCGACAGGATGGGGCGGAAGCGCATCTACGGCGTCACGCTCAAGCTCATGGTGGTGTGCTCGCTCGCGTCAGGCCTCTCCTTCCACAACAAGCCCAAGTGCGTTGTGACCACGTTGTGCTTCTTCCGCTTCTGGCTCGGCTTCGGCGTCGGCGGCGACTACCCGCTTTCGGCCACCATCATGTCTGAGTATGCCAACAAGAGGACTCGCGGAGCCTTCATAGCAGCAGTCTTCGCTATGCAG GGTCTTGGGAACCTGGCTGCTGGGGCTGTTGTTCTGGTGCTCTCTGCGAGCTTCAAGAACACGGCCGCGTACGATACTGACCAGCTCGGGCAAGCAGACTACGTGTGGCGCATAGTACTCATGCTCGGCGCCGTTCCTGCCCTGCTCACCTACTACTGGCGCATGAAGATGCCCGAGACGGCGCGCTACACCGCGCTCATCGCCAAGAACCTCAAGCTAGCGGCGTCTGACATGGCCGCGGTCCTCGACATCGACTTCGTGTCCGACATGGATGCGGAGGCCGTCGTTAAGCAGCAGGACGAGTTTGGCCTATTCTCCATGGAGTTCCTTCACAAGCACGGCCGCCAGCTCCTCGGAACCACCGTGTGCTGgttcgtcctcgacgtcgtcttctacTCCCTCAACCTCTTCATGAAGGACATCTTCAGCGGCATCGGCTGGTTTGGAGACGCGGCTGAGATGAGCCCTCTCGAGCAGACCTACAAGATAGCCCGCATGCAGGCCATCATCGTGGTCGGCGGTTCCCTACCAAGGTACTTCCTCACTGTCCTCTTCGTTGACCGCATCGGCCGCATCAAGATTCAGCTCATGGGGTTTACCATGATGACCATCTTCATGATCGGGCTCGCCGCGCCCTACAAGTTCTGGTCCAAACCCAGCATGCATGCAGGCTTCGCCATCATGTATGCATTGATCCTCTTCTTCGCAAACTTTGGCCCTAACTCCACCACCTTCATCGTACCCACCGAGATATTCCCGACGCGGCTGCGGTCGACATGCAACGGTATATCGGCTGCCGGGGGTAAGTGTGGTGCCATCATCGGTGTTCTCTGGTTCCAGTATTCTCATACGAGCATCCGGAGCTCTCTCCTTCTTCTAGCAGGGTGCAACCTGGTTGGAGTCATGTTCACTCTTGCCTTGCCGGAATCCAAAGGGATGTCACTCGAGGATATCACCGGAGAAATGGAGGAAGAAAGTGAACCATCTCAAGAATCTGCAACGATTGCTGAAGTTGAGTTCATCCACAGCGTGGAAATTTTGTAA